A region from the Salicibibacter cibarius genome encodes:
- a CDS encoding beta-class carbonic anhydrase, protein MYLDDILAHNRQFIGSNQYEGYKTSNLPNQKSVILTCMDTRLIELLHAAMNIKNGDVKMIKNAGGMITSPYGSGVRSLLIAVHVLQAEEVIIIGHKDCGMQQLDPSFVMEKMEAKGISKEKIQTVTDDGIDVAEWLAGFETVEEAVENSVSIVREHPLMPDSIAVHGLVIDPETGELSLVTRGYDA, encoded by the coding sequence ATGTACTTAGACGATATTCTGGCGCACAACAGGCAATTTATCGGTTCGAATCAATATGAGGGATATAAAACGAGCAATCTGCCAAACCAAAAATCTGTCATATTGACGTGTATGGATACGCGCTTAATCGAATTATTGCATGCAGCCATGAACATCAAAAACGGAGATGTAAAAATGATCAAAAATGCCGGTGGGATGATTACAAGCCCTTATGGCAGTGGTGTTCGCAGCCTGCTTATCGCGGTTCATGTCTTACAGGCGGAGGAAGTGATCATCATCGGGCATAAAGATTGCGGGATGCAACAACTCGATCCTTCATTCGTGATGGAGAAAATGGAAGCAAAAGGGATTTCAAAGGAGAAAATTCAAACTGTTACAGATGATGGGATAGATGTTGCGGAGTGGTTGGCAGGATTTGAAACGGTTGAAGAAGCAGTCGAAAACAGTGTGAGTATTGTAAGGGAACATCCGCTCATGCCGGACTCTATCGCGGTTCATGGCCTGGTTATTGATCCGGAAACCGGAGAGCTCTCCCTCGTGACACGCGGATATGATGCGTGA
- a CDS encoding IS1380 family transposase: MTTLTQITLDFNRKMKLSNDGGALSSDTGEILFREFEEKLGFFRTLDKHLDLKDERVYHFHSNEQMLRQKIYQMIAGYAEDDAADKLTNDPVFKHIIETDALASQPTLSRFFPRFNEESTDQLNQANQELLDKVHQVRGSKSLIFDLDSTHADTYGEQESTAFNAHYGTVGFHPMVAFDGLTGDFMKAQLRPGNVYTSNGVVDFVKPLITHYNETFPETIPFLRGDSGFAVPELYKLCEDESVYYVIRLKSNPNLQRLAEELRPSTMPSDVTQSEYYYEETEYQAKSWAKPRKVIIQSVRPAGELFFTHAFFATNLFDAFSPKEVVRSYQKRGTMENYIKEAKNGFDLDRMSSHSFQANEARMMFSLLAYNLTNWLRTLCFPEEQKSMQIQTIRSKVIKVASKLVKSGRSLYFKLSSSFVYETFFWNVLNRIQRLKLE; encoded by the coding sequence ATGACTACTTTAACGCAAATAACCCTGGATTTCAATCGCAAAATGAAGCTGTCGAATGATGGAGGTGCTCTTTCCTCTGATACAGGTGAGATCTTATTTCGAGAGTTCGAGGAAAAACTTGGTTTCTTTCGCACCTTGGATAAACATCTGGATCTGAAAGACGAAAGAGTGTATCATTTTCATTCGAATGAGCAAATGCTTCGACAAAAAATTTATCAGATGATTGCCGGCTATGCTGAAGATGATGCGGCGGATAAATTAACAAATGATCCTGTGTTTAAGCACATCATTGAAACGGATGCGTTAGCCTCTCAACCCACTTTATCTCGCTTTTTCCCGCGATTTAATGAGGAATCGACCGACCAACTCAATCAGGCCAATCAGGAGCTTTTAGATAAAGTCCACCAAGTGAGGGGCTCAAAGAGTCTTATCTTTGATTTGGACTCCACACATGCCGATACATACGGCGAGCAAGAATCTACAGCTTTCAATGCCCATTACGGAACCGTCGGCTTTCACCCGATGGTCGCTTTCGATGGCCTGACCGGTGATTTTATGAAGGCTCAACTCCGACCGGGCAACGTCTATACCTCTAATGGGGTTGTGGATTTTGTGAAGCCCCTGATCACCCATTACAATGAAACGTTTCCAGAAACGATCCCGTTTCTGCGCGGGGACAGTGGCTTTGCGGTTCCAGAGTTGTACAAGTTATGTGAAGACGAATCCGTCTATTACGTGATTCGTTTGAAGTCCAACCCAAACCTGCAACGACTGGCAGAGGAACTTCGTCCTTCAACGATGCCATCTGACGTTACACAATCCGAATACTATTATGAGGAAACCGAGTACCAAGCGAAATCATGGGCCAAGCCCCGAAAAGTCATCATTCAATCGGTTCGTCCGGCTGGCGAATTGTTTTTCACACATGCATTCTTTGCCACAAACCTATTCGATGCCTTCTCTCCCAAGGAGGTCGTCCGCTCTTACCAAAAACGTGGAACGATGGAGAATTATATTAAGGAAGCCAAAAATGGTTTTGACTTGGATCGAATGAGTAGCCATTCGTTTCAAGCCAACGAAGCAAGGATGATGTTCAGCTTGTTAGCGTACAATTTAACCAACTGGCTGCGCACGCTCTGTTTTCCGGAAGAACAAAAAAGCATGCAAATCCAAACCATACGATCGAAGGTCATTAAAGTGGCAAGCAAATTGGTGAAATCAGGGCGTTCGCTTTATTTCAAATTATCTTCAAGCTTTGTCTACGAAACCTTTTTCTGGAATGTGCTCAATCGTATTCAAAGGCTAAAATTAGAGTGA
- a CDS encoding YkuS family protein, translating into MARIGVEASLSDVQAALEEKGHDVVALQQEQDAMDCDCCVTTGMDSNVMGMSDTVSEAPVIEAQGLNAEQVCNEVEERLNLAE; encoded by the coding sequence ATGGCCAGAATCGGAGTGGAAGCCTCACTATCGGATGTACAGGCAGCCCTGGAAGAAAAGGGGCATGACGTCGTTGCGTTGCAACAAGAACAAGACGCAATGGATTGCGACTGCTGCGTTACCACCGGCATGGACAGCAATGTCATGGGGATGAGCGATACAGTTTCTGAGGCCCCGGTCATTGAAGCTCAAGGATTAAACGCCGAGCAAGTTTGCAACGAGGTAGAAGAACGCTTAAACCTCGCAGAGTAG
- a CDS encoding transposase codes for MIRDYQALANTWFPKGQQKMIPTYGKHRGVKLLGTLDYETGETFCVEEERYDAKVFLSFLKKVLETYPNQKIVMILNYSYFQVKAE; via the coding sequence ATGATCCGAGATTATCAGGCATTAGCCAATACTTGGTTTCCAAAAGGCCAACAAAAGATGATCCCGACTTATGGGAAACACCGTGGCGTCAAGTTATTAGGAACCCTTGATTATGAAACGGGCGAAACGTTTTGTGTCGAAGAAGAAAGATATGACGCTAAAGTGTTTTTGTCATTTTTAAAAAAGGTGCTTGAGACGTACCCCAATCAAAAAATCGTCATGATCCTGAATTATTCATACTTCCAAGTGAAAGCGGAATGA
- a CDS encoding mechanosensitive ion channel, which produces MNEMENMLSQLLQAVPNIITALLLLLLAWVIAKIVKGIISAVIRKIKLPDFKEQESSNGSRSERNENKDSREQLAVSAGSIGYYLVFILFVPSILDALNMTSVAQPISNMMESLLLFLPNLLLAAIILIVGILIARLVRNLVQSALDTVNFDRFFDKLRSNQVERPDPAKLSTTLANIVMVIVLIPIVIIALEALSIETISEPIVVVLSTIMNIIPSLFVAIILVIAGYYIATFVARLLTGLLNRTNINRVYEAIGFGPREDQKFDLPDVLGKIVQVLIILFFTVQALEVIDLTVLNQIGNAIIIYLPMLISALLIIGLGLVAGNFLEKAIVRYTRSSFSALIVKYTVILFAVFMTLEQLGFASSIVNIAFLLILGGLAVAFAISFGIGGRDFATRQLDKFENRLKKKDHDEES; this is translated from the coding sequence ATGAATGAAATGGAAAATATGCTTTCACAACTTTTGCAAGCCGTGCCCAATATTATAACGGCCCTCTTGTTATTGTTGTTGGCGTGGGTGATCGCGAAAATTGTAAAGGGCATTATTTCAGCTGTGATCCGGAAAATAAAATTGCCTGATTTTAAGGAACAAGAATCATCAAATGGAAGCAGGAGCGAGCGAAATGAAAACAAAGACAGTCGCGAACAACTGGCGGTGTCCGCCGGATCCATCGGCTATTATTTAGTCTTCATCCTGTTTGTGCCCAGTATTTTGGATGCGTTGAATATGACATCCGTGGCGCAGCCAATCTCAAATATGATGGAGTCGTTGCTTCTATTTTTACCTAATCTGTTACTGGCGGCGATTATTTTAATCGTTGGCATTTTAATTGCCCGTTTGGTCCGCAATCTTGTGCAAAGTGCGCTGGATACTGTCAATTTTGATCGTTTTTTTGATAAACTGCGGTCCAATCAGGTGGAGAGGCCGGACCCAGCGAAGCTCTCCACGACACTGGCAAATATAGTCATGGTGATCGTATTAATTCCTATTGTCATCATTGCCTTGGAAGCGTTAAGCATAGAAACGATTTCCGAACCGATTGTTGTCGTGCTGAGCACGATAATGAACATCATTCCAAGCTTGTTTGTCGCGATTATTCTTGTGATTGCCGGTTATTATATCGCCACTTTTGTTGCCCGCCTGTTAACCGGTTTGTTAAATCGGACAAATATTAATCGCGTGTACGAAGCGATCGGCTTCGGTCCGAGAGAGGACCAGAAATTTGATCTACCGGATGTCCTCGGTAAAATTGTTCAAGTGTTGATCATTCTGTTCTTCACGGTTCAAGCATTGGAAGTCATTGATTTAACCGTGCTCAATCAAATCGGTAATGCCATTATTATCTATTTGCCAATGCTTATCAGTGCACTGCTGATCATTGGGCTCGGGCTTGTCGCCGGGAATTTCCTTGAAAAAGCAATTGTTCGCTACACGCGCAGCTCGTTCTCGGCGCTGATCGTAAAATATACCGTTATTCTCTTTGCTGTATTTATGACATTGGAGCAGCTTGGGTTTGCAAGCTCGATTGTAAACATTGCCTTTCTCTTGATCCTCGGTGGTTTGGCTGTCGCGTTCGCCATTTCCTTCGGGATCGGAGGCCGCGACTTTGCGACAAGACAATTGGACAAGTTTGAGAACCGTTTAAAGAAAAAAGACCATGACGAAGAATCGTAG
- a CDS encoding MBL fold metallo-hydrolase encodes MKIKKRNHTVYPIIVPVSYSLKSINFYLYQSGDTLALIDAGLNNEECWNALLETLKANEFSLQDITQILLTHHHVDHVGLVDRIVSEHPIPVYAHPYSIPRLKRERDFMERRVEFFATLYKEADCGEAGETQVRYLKNALQKNEKKAMQTDVHSFDQARMDLEIMEVPGHAPDQVSFFHAETGLLFGGDLLIQHISSNALAEPDFEGRRQRSLLQHMESMKKAGSLEPTTVYSGHGEIIHNAPALVETRLMEIEEKADKLKHLINEGVMTANALAKTYYEKRYSTQFPLVMSEIIGHLDYLEAKERVGKEKQAGVWHYHLT; translated from the coding sequence TTGAAGATAAAAAAGAGAAACCATACGGTCTACCCCATTATCGTTCCCGTGAGCTATAGTCTGAAAAGCATTAATTTCTACTTATACCAATCCGGTGACACCCTAGCCTTGATCGACGCAGGGTTAAACAATGAAGAATGCTGGAATGCCTTATTGGAAACATTGAAAGCAAATGAATTTTCGCTACAGGACATAACGCAAATTTTGTTAACCCATCATCATGTCGATCACGTCGGTCTTGTCGATCGAATCGTAAGCGAGCATCCGATTCCCGTATACGCCCATCCCTACTCCATCCCTCGTTTGAAAAGAGAGCGGGATTTCATGGAGCGAAGGGTGGAATTTTTTGCAACGTTATATAAAGAAGCCGATTGCGGGGAAGCCGGTGAAACCCAAGTTCGTTATTTAAAGAATGCATTGCAAAAAAATGAAAAGAAGGCGATGCAGACAGACGTTCATTCCTTCGACCAAGCACGAATGGATCTTGAAATTATGGAAGTGCCCGGCCACGCCCCGGACCAAGTTTCATTTTTCCACGCAGAAACAGGTTTGCTGTTCGGCGGCGATTTGCTCATTCAACATATCTCCAGCAACGCGTTGGCCGAGCCCGATTTCGAAGGACGCAGGCAACGTTCGCTTCTTCAGCATATGGAGTCAATGAAAAAAGCAGGATCCCTGGAACCAACAACGGTTTATTCAGGCCATGGCGAAATCATTCATAACGCACCCGCTTTGGTAGAAACCCGGCTCATGGAAATCGAAGAGAAGGCAGATAAACTTAAGCATCTCATCAATGAAGGCGTAATGACCGCCAACGCCCTCGCGAAAACCTATTATGAAAAAAGATACAGCACCCAATTCCCACTGGTTATGTCGGAAATTATCGGTCATTTGGATTATTTGGAAGCAAAAGAGCGCGTGGGGAAAGAAAAACAGGCCGGGGTGTGGCATTATCATTTGACGTAA